The following DNA comes from Verrucomicrobiota bacterium.
GCCCCGCAATCCGATTGATTTCTTCATCCTAGCCCGACTCGAAAAGGAAAGGCTATCTCCCGCCAGAGAAGCTGAGCGCGCCGTGTTGATTCGCCGGTTGAGTCTCGATTTGACCGGCCTGCCACCTACGGTTGTCGAAGTGGAGGCGTTTGAAAAAGACCGCAGTCCGCGAGCTTACGACAACTTGGTGGACCGATTGCTCGCCTCGCCACACTACGGCGAGCGGATGGCGCGGTTGTGGCTTGACCTCGCGCGTTATGCGGATTCCAACGGCTATCACATCGATACCCGGCGTTCAATGTGGCCGTACCGCGATTGGGTGATCCAGGCGTTCAACCAGAACATGCCGTTCGATGAATTCACGATCGAGCAACTCGCCGGAGACCTGTTGCCGAACGCCACGACGGACCAGAAAATCGCCACGGGCTTTCATCGCAACACGATGTTCAATGAAGAGGGCGGCATCGACCCCGAGGAATTTCGTGTCGCCGCCGTCATTGACCGCGTGAACACAACGGCTATGGTCTGGCTGGGAACGACACTGGGTTGCGCCCAATGTCACAATCACAAATACGACCCGTTCACCCAAAAGGAGTACTACCAGTTCTACGCGATCTTCAACAACACGATGGAAACCGGCGGCGGCACGGGTGCCAGCCAGTCGCCGCTGCTGGAATTTCCGACGCAGGAACAAGAAACCAAGTTGAAGGAACTTCGTTCCAAGATCGCTGAATTGGAAACCAACCTGAAGACCGCAACGAACGAACCGTCGGGAGACACCAATAAACTTTCCAAACTGAAAGACCAGATTGCCGACTCTAAGAAATCCGAGAAGGAATTGGTCAGGCAGGTCAAGAGCACGCTGGTGTTGCAGGAAAAAGCCGAGCCGCGACCGACCAAAATCCAGATTCGCGGGAATTTCCTCAATGTAGGCGACACGGTTTCGCCAGGCTTTCCCGCCGTGCTCAATCCAGCGCCTGCTGACGCGCCCATCAACCGTTTGACGCTTGCCCGCTGGCTGGTCCGCCCGGAAAATCCGCTGACCGCGCGCGTCATCGTGAACCGTTTCTGGGAACTTCACTTCGGCACCGGATTGGTGAAAACAATGGAAGATTTCGGAAGTCAAGGCGAGCGTCCGTCGCACCCCGAACTGCTCGATTGGCTGGCGACGGAATTCATTCGCCTTGGTTGGGATATGAAGGCGTTGCACAAACTGATCGTCACTTCGGCGGCGTATCGTCAGTCAAGCCGGGTTGATGCGAGAAAGCTGGAACTGGATCCGTTCAATCGCTTGTTGTCGCGCGGGCCACGGTTTCGGATGGAGGCGGAGATGATTCGCGACAGCGCACTCGCGATCAGCGGTCTGTTGAATCAAAGAATCGGCGGGCCAAGTGTGTTCCCTTTTCAGCCGCCGGGACTTTGGACCGAAATCGGCAACAAGGATTACGGCATTGGCGATTGGGTCGTGAGTCAGGGCGACGAGCTATACCGGCGCGGGATTTATACATTCTGGCGACGCTCGATTCCTTATCCGGCGTTCGTCGGCTTTGATGCCCCGAGCCGGCAACAATGCACGGCGCATCGGGCGCGTTCCAACACGCCACTCCAGGCATTGACGACCCTCAACGATCCGTCTTTCTTCGAAGCTGCGCGCGCGCTGGCGCAACGTTTGATCAACGAAGGTGGAAGCGATGTTGGAGCACGCGTGACTTACGGTTTCCGGCTTTGCCTCTCGCGTTCGCCAACCGCGAAGGAGCGCACTCGTTTGTGCACGCTACTTGAACAGCAACTGGCAAACTTCAAAGCTGATAGTAAAGCCGCGGAAACACTGGCGAAGTATGGTCATGCCCCGGTGCCGGCAGGTTTGGATGCGAGTGAGCTGGCGGCGTGGACGATTGTGGCGAATGTGCTTTTGAATCTGGATGAGACGATTACGAAGGGATGAAACACCAAAATACCCAAGTACCCAAATACGCAAGGAGTCTCATACACTGCAACTCGCTGTGTTGGGTGTTTGGGTGTTTTGGTGTTTGGGTACTTAAAGCGCTATGAGGACGCCATCTGCCATGACCGGCAAACATTGCTCCGACTACGCCAAGCTGATCACCCGCCGGCATTTCTTCGCCAAAAGCGCCACAGGCATTGGCACCATCGCGCTGGCGTCGCTCTTGAACGAGAAGCTATTCGCCACGACTCACAAACCGGCTCCGCACGATCCGTTGAGCATCAAGCCGCCGCATTTTGCGCCACGCGCCAAGCGGGTCATTTACTTGTTCATGTATGGCGCGCCGTCGCAATTGGACCTCTTCGATTTCAAACCAAAGCTGAAGGAACTGACCGGCAAGCCGGTGCCTGAAGACATGATCAAGGGTCAGCGCTTCGCTTTTCTTAAAGGAATTCCCAATCTGGTTGGGACGCCATTCGAGTTCGCCCGGCATGGGAAATCGGGCGCTGAGCTTTCTGAGCTGCTGCCCTACACGGCGCAGATGGCGGACAACATCGCCATCGTCCGTTCC
Coding sequences within:
- a CDS encoding DUF1553 domain-containing protein gives rise to the protein MAASKKAHWAYIKPIHPEPPTVRNNIWPRNPIDFFILARLEKERLSPAREAERAVLIRRLSLDLTGLPPTVVEVEAFEKDRSPRAYDNLVDRLLASPHYGERMARLWLDLARYADSNGYHIDTRRSMWPYRDWVIQAFNQNMPFDEFTIEQLAGDLLPNATTDQKIATGFHRNTMFNEEGGIDPEEFRVAAVIDRVNTTAMVWLGTTLGCAQCHNHKYDPFTQKEYYQFYAIFNNTMETGGGTGASQSPLLEFPTQEQETKLKELRSKIAELETNLKTATNEPSGDTNKLSKLKDQIADSKKSEKELVRQVKSTLVLQEKAEPRPTKIQIRGNFLNVGDTVSPGFPAVLNPAPADAPINRLTLARWLVRPENPLTARVIVNRFWELHFGTGLVKTMEDFGSQGERPSHPELLDWLATEFIRLGWDMKALHKLIVTSAAYRQSSRVDARKLELDPFNRLLSRGPRFRMEAEMIRDSALAISGLLNQRIGGPSVFPFQPPGLWTEIGNKDYGIGDWVVSQGDELYRRGIYTFWRRSIPYPAFVGFDAPSRQQCTAHRARSNTPLQALTTLNDPSFFEAARALAQRLINEGGSDVGARVTYGFRLCLSRSPTAKERTRLCTLLEQQLANFKADSKAAETLAKYGHAPVPAGLDASELAAWTIVANVLLNLDETITKG